Proteins encoded in a region of the Orcinus orca chromosome 8, mOrcOrc1.1, whole genome shotgun sequence genome:
- the LOC101286413 gene encoding U6 snRNA-associated Sm-like protein LSm5: MKSDKEIVCTLMGFDDFVSMVLEDVIEFQITPEGRRITKLDQILLNGNNITMLVPGGEGPEV; this comes from the coding sequence atgaagagtgatAAGGAGATTGTTTGCACACTTATGGGATTTGATGACTTtgtcagtatggtactggaagaTGTCATTGAGTTTCAAATCAcaccagaaggaagaagaattacTAAATTAGATCAAATTTTGTTAAATGGAAATAACATAACAATGCTGGTTCCTGGAGGAGAAGGACCTGAAGTATGA